Genomic window (Magnolia sinica isolate HGM2019 chromosome 6, MsV1, whole genome shotgun sequence):
caaagtgaaagagaggagagatgaACCAGAAAAGTACCGCACGCATGAACAaaaacaatggcccagacgcacgtgcgtgtgatcccggccgcacgtgtgtggggcgcACTGTTCAAaaaaaggtcaccttggccctggtcggccagggatggactccaaaacctccaaatctcagctcgatccaatgtacagtttgtgcgtggtgctccgccgaagtttcaaccctcctataGGGCTAGATTCTGAAATTTTGCTATggagaggagaattgctgcaatagatgactgattcgaagtgtagatgatgaggtgagatgagaagaagggatgatagaagatggatagtagagatggcgatggatggaggcgaatcgggatagatgtggctttgccacggtagttaacccttcgatgaggggagggcttcgcacccaattagacttcacaactcagagagtaggaaaacgcagaatttttattaatcttcaatcaatcaaaagaactataaggggtgcttatttatagggaaaaccctataccccaaaactcgtgccatgtgcgcaacctattacttggcgatgaagtaaactaaaataaaaaccaatcaaagaaatctaaagcgttcacgatgttttaaataacataaataagcaaaacctaaaatataaatcaatccgactagtaggccacgatcatgagatcccatgatgagcttttcttggctatcgggcccactctcttgaatcaaaactctgtcttctaactaggaggccctccctaaacATCGTCATCAATCCGGATCGACGGTGAGGCCCTCCTTCTAGCGTACGTGCGTGGGGGGTGGGggggcgtgagtgcgcgtgtgcgcgtgatgtccacATCACAAGCTCAGGATTGGGCTGCATCAAAATCGATTACACGTGTTACGAGTAATAAGAAAGCCttttgtgagtgtgtgtgtgtaaaggaaAAACTTTGATAAATTTGAGAAAGGAAACACCAGGAAAGCAAAATTGAATAAATGTTGAGAGATCATCAGCATGATACATCAAAGAACCCTATCCCCAACTGCCATCAAAGGAACGCTGAGGCCAATTGGCGAAAGCATTGATAGACTTGGCCAACCAATCACCTTCAGTTCAGCACTTAGAAAAACTCATCCAGCCACACAACTTATCACAAAACATTCTGTTGTTACATTCAGACTATGTCAACCACATCTCAGATTGCATGATCTGtctcggaaaaaaaaaaactttcttttcGGCTGCTAAATGGAACCTTCCACCCCTCCATAGGAAATACCTTTGGATTCTTTCCATTCACTCAACTACACCAGCCAGACAGTGGAAcatggaaataaaatcaacctgcATTATGTGTTAGGGCTGCCTCAATCAAAGTAATCTGACTACTAAGGGAAAGATATCTACTCTTCCAAACTGGAAGCTCACATTCTACTTGTTCCATCACAACATCCATCAGATGTTTAGACTTCAACCGACTTACCAATGCGAGGAAGAGTCAAGCATGAGGGCAGAAGCTTGCTTGCCATACACCCAAAAACATCAGCTAGATCTTTTCATTTCCTCCTCACCCAATCTTATTCCCCAAAACACCAAAGGGTCTTTCTGATGCCAACTTGGATTTTTGAACTAGTATTTGGCTTTTGCATAAAAGGAATTCATTAAAGGGTTAacagcagtgttttaaatagtgaatagcatgCAGCGTAGTGTTCACCCCTCAAAAGCGTGAggtgtaagctacatagcatgtagcgtaagctatatGCTACttatagatttttaatcaaggttgcgcttggttgcaccaatttcatgatatccaTCAAATTAgcctgattaataatgaaattttgatatttggtgcaaccaaatgcaacatAACATAATAGGAAGGATAATCAGtaagtataaaggtaaaaataaaaaataaaaagatcaatgaAACTGATTGAATAATGTTACTTATATTGTTTTTattaaaagcattaaaaatattaactaatttttattgaaaaaaaaaaaatgtaacaaatcattgaaaacattaattgattttaatgttgtagtaaAAAATGACTTGTAATGTGAGCCGGGTAACATGCAGCGTAGTCTATGTAGCATGTAgagtatgcaaattatcatgtagcataggctacatgcgacttaagctatttGCATGAGCTACGTagtgttaaggctaagctacggtaaatagtgtaagctacacactaGCGTTAAGGCCAAGTCACGTTACATGGCATAAGCTACACACTATATAACCtggctatttaaaacattggttaacAGTAGTCAGCATTCACAAAGAAGAAAGTAGATGTTTTGGTACAACTACAAGGTGGAAAAGAATAGTTAATTAACAGTGAGTAATAAAATGAACACAGAGAACATTTGATGAAGGTGGATGGTCCTttgttgcaggatccttctaactaggtgccacTCCGGCTGGAACCATGCTTCAGGTTGCCACTCCCGCTTCAAATGATGCTCTGGGCTCAAACTCCTGCTCCCACTTTCTAGCAATTTATGCCTGATAACCCAGATCTGTTGCCACTTCCCTTCACACTTTGTGCAACTATAGGATGGTCTAATAGAATATCAAGTTGGACATTTAGAAATCCATTTTAAGAATATCAAGATTTTACTGAGAAAAAGGAAGCAAAACAAGGGTTTGCTAGACATTAAGGTGATGATAGCAACTGCCAATTACAAGAGATGGCCTATAAGCGCCATACTTGGCTAGGGAATCTGCAGACAAGTTCACATCTCTAGAAACTGCAACATAATGAGTTGGCCCCTCATTAGCTTTAGTGATAATCTCATTTACAGGCCAAGGCCCAAGAGATCACACTCCTCGAATCACCTTCCACCAAAAGACGGTCATTGCATGATTTTCAAATCAGCTTGATACCCGTCCCCCCCCCCCGCGCGCGCACATAAAGAAAGATCCCTTTGTTCAGATTCACAAGCACCCATCAATATTCAACTTCTACCAATTAGTAGGTGGCAATTTCCACTCTACCTTCTCCTTGGGCACTCTTCTATAATTATTGATGGTCTATAAACAGTTCCTTGTGAGATCCAATGGCGAGAAAATACAAAATTCCTTAGTGGTGAGACTTCAAGAGACCATGTTGGACTCGGTTTTTTTTCATTCACCCAGTTAACAGGCCATGAGATACCTTAAAAGACTTCCATTACATGCTAGCCAAATCCCACATGATACCAGGAGGGACCATGTGCCAAAGAATCTTGCCTTCCTGACAAAATGACCATCGACAAATCTAACATTAATACGCCCATGGAAGTTGAAGTAGCCCATTCAATCTGAAACACATGAAAGAAGACCAAGTCTCCATTAAAAATTTGCAATGCAAATGAGATGGTGCCCAGTCTTCCATCTTCCCAACCAATATAGCATATATTTGGGAGGTcataattcatttttttcaagagCATGATTTGTTGGATGTGTAAGAATGGTCCTTGTAAATTTGTAAACTAGAAGTAGAAGAAATAAGAGGAGAGAGttgtgaaaagaaaggaaaagaggatTGTAGGCCTGGACATCCCCTCTCCTCctatttatattaataataagCAATGTGAAAAAGATAGAAACGCCTTTACGTgacaaaagtgaaaaaaaaaaatcccttaaGTCCTATCTAAGAGTCCTAATCCAATTTAACTAAAAGAATAGACAAGAAAAGGTGCTAGGTGAACCGTACAGTTGTACAGCCTCCATATCCATTAGGTGGGTTGTACAGCTCGTGCATTAACTCTCCCCTCAAGCTAGAACTTAGTTGTTGTCAATGCCAAGCTTGAAGTATATGTGGTAGACTGGCTGTGAGGTAGAGCCTTCATGAACACATTAGTTGATCTTGAGACTGGATATGTGCAGTTGAGATTTCACCACTGGAGACCTTCTCACATATAaagtaatagtccactacaataTGTTTGGTTATTTCATGATGATTGGAATGTTTGCAAATGTAGGATGCCGCCTGATTATCACAAAACAACAGCATACGTAGATTTACcataaacccgatttcctaaaataGTTTCTTGATCTACATTAGCTCATAGGTAGCGTGAGTCATTGCTCTACATTCTGCTTCAGCACTTGATCAAGCCATAAcactttgcttcttactcttcCATATTACAAGATTTCTTCCCACAAACAAAAAGTACCCAATAGTAGACCGCCTACCTGTCAAAGAACCTGCCTTTTGCATCAGAATATCCAATGACCTAAAGATGATTGTTCCATTTGTACAGAATTCCCTGACCTGGTGCTCCTTTAAGATACCGCATAATTTGAATGGTTGCATTCATGTGAGGTACTCTCAGAGAGCACATAAATTGGCTCACCACACTCACAGCATAAGAATTGTTCGAGCTAGTAATAGTTAAATAGATAAGTTTCTCAACCAATAGTCAAATACATCTCCTTAAACATCGACAAGTTTGTAATTCGGATCCATTGGTGTATAAACTTCCTTGGTACCAAGAAAATGTGTCTTTATGAGCAAATCCAAAACGTATTTCAGTTGAGAGAAACTAATTCATTCCTTTGATATGGCAACTTCTATACCCAGAAAGTATCAAAGATGACCCAAATCTTTTGTGAGAAAATACATCTAAAGATACTTCTTCAACTCTTCAATCCTCTTATCGTCACTTCCCATAACAACAATATCGTCAACATATACAACTAACACAATAAGACCTAAGGTGCCTCTCCATACAAAGACGGAATGATCCGCATGACTTCGAATAAAGCCATAGTTCATTACTACACTGAATTTGTCAAACCATGCATGTGAagactgcttcaacccatagaTCGCCTTTCGTAGTTTACACACCTTGTCTAACTCCCCCGGAGCAATGAATCGAAATGGTTGCTCCATATAGATCTCCTCTGtgagatcaccatgaagaaaggcatttttaaTGTCTAATTGGAAGAGAGGTCAGCCATGATCAACGGCCACCGAAAGGATAACACGAATACAGTTCTACTCGGTAACAGGAGAAAAAGTTTCAGTATAATCAACACCAAAGGCCTGAGTATACACCATGacaaccaaggtattcaaaatcggatACGTGACGGTAATGGTCATAACCACTACGCGTTACAGGGTCAAAacagccgttacagaaaaaaataGGTCGTAACGGTCCCGTAACGGTCTcataacggccccgtaacggtcTCATAACAGCCCcataacagttttttcaaaaaataaaaattaaaaagggccataacagccattacggcccatatcataacggtaacagtggtggccattacggccaccgttgcCATTTTGGAACACCTTCATGACAACAAGCGAGCCTTCAAACGTCCAATAGTAACGTCAGGGTAAAATTTAATAATGTACACCCACCTACAATGAACAAAACATTTACCGATAGGTAGACTGGTGAGATCCCAAGTGTTATTTTGATGAAGAGCAGTCATTTCCTCTTCCATTGCTAGCTTCCACTCCTCATGTGATAGTGTTTCCTGATATCACTTGGGAATAGAATGAGAAGACAATGACACCACAAATTTATGAAAGGTTGGAGAAAAGCACTGAAATGAGACATATTTGAAGATAGGATGATCGGTACACGTACACTTCCTTTTTTATGGCAATAGGAACACCAGGCTACCTACAAAAGTCACTAGATCACTAGGCTTGAAAGAAAATACGGTTGATGGCACATCATGATTGGTCACACTATCTATCCATTTTCAGCATGAGTAGGCTTTTAGGTCAATGGAGTCGGCATAGGTGGGAGATAGGGTTATGCCTTCTTCAACCACAACAGGTACAAGCACAGCTTCCGCATCAAGAGGTTTATAGTCTTGTCAGAAGAATGGAGTGAACTCAAAAAACGTAACATTTGCACACACGTCTTCGAAGTGAAGGACCACAACAACAATAACCTCTTTGTATCCATGATATCTAAAGAAAATACATTTAATGGCTCTAAGAGTAAATTTATTATGGCCCATCTCTAATTGGTGAACAAAACATACACATCTAAAAACTTTGAAAGGCAAAGAAAACAACACCGTATCTAAAAGTAAAACTTCTTGAGGTGATTTACTTATTAAAATAGTCGAAGGCAttcaattataaaaaaaaaaaaaaaaaaaacacaccatGAGTACTACATCACTTGAATAACTTTTCGAACATTCATGTGAATTAATAAAGCACGAGTCATCTTAAGCAAGTGACAATTGTTTCGTTCTACAACAATATTTTGTTGTGGGGTGTGGGCACATGACGTTTGATACAAAATACTTATTTCACAAAATACAGAGTAAAGGATTGGGACATTCGCTGGCATTATCTGAATGAAACAAAGACAATTTTGAGTTGAATAGGTATTGTATTTCCCTGTGAAAAGTCTTATAAATAGAGAATAATTTAATCCATCTTTCATTAAGTAAATCTAAGTCATTCACAAAAAATCATCAACGAATGTAACAAAATACGTGTACCAACCTATATTTCTCATTCACTAATAATCTCATTAAAATATCACCTTGCTAATAAATCACATTGCACAAGTTTTTATTGGACATGAAAACACAGGCAAAAAACTCCACCCTATTTCTCCACCACTATTTCTCCCCATTTCAGAAATAGGGATGAAACTAGTTACCACAAAATTTAAACTCATTTATTCATTGGGCAGGCCTATATATCCACCCAGGGAAGTGCATCAGTCGAAAAAGGGCCTTGGTTCGATTTAACGCCATACCATAAACCTCAATAGCATTAAGAGAATTTAATCCTTTCTGACGAAAAGTGGTCGTGTATTAAGGTCGGTTAAGCATAGAAGTATTTAATATAAGTCTCCAATTTTAACACCACCAGTAACTAATTGTTTGTCAGTAGTTCACCCATCTGCTGATTTTTGTCACTTGTTGTCCATCTCAGTTGGTACCCTTTGGTTTATACTTATGTCAAACTTCTAATTGACATTTCTAGAAAGTACCAACATGCCTCGTGTAAAACCTTGAGATTGAAGAAGAGAAGAGCAAAGATGATAGAATAGGGAGCAAGAGAAGAGGGAGAAGAGCTGCTCAATATGCTCACACACCCACACGTCTCTCTTATTATATGAGGGCTTTCATTAGTAAAAGTAAAATTACAAAACTACCCCTCTTTACTTAAATATTATATAAACTAAGCCTATAGGCCTAAAATCTACCCCAACACATATTTCAGCCCAATAAGTACAAGAGACCACACATAAGACCAAGCTTGTCCACCCGAATGATCACAACGGTCcattcaacactccccctcaagcttaATCATAAATATCACACATGTCCATCATGGAAATAAGCTTTTCAAACTAAGACTTCCCAAGACCTTTGGTGAATAGATTTAAAACCTGATCATGAGACGAGATATATGGATTAGAAATTTCTTTCTAATAAATCTTATCACAAATGAATTGGCAATCAACCTCTATGTGTTTTGTTCTTTCATGAAACATTGGATTGTCGGCAATATGTATAAGAACTTAATTATCATAGTATAAAAATATTGAACTTAGCCCGCAAATCCTAACACTTCCAAAAGTATTTTCAACCAAACAAGTTCTCAAGTTGTACGTGCCACAGATGTATATTCTGTTTCAGCACTGGGCCCAGCAACAACATTCTGTTTCTTGCTTTTCTAGGTAATTACATTACCGCCAAGAAATGTGCAGTAATATATAGTCAACCTTCTATCAAATCTTGACCTCGCATAATCGACATCAAAGTACCCTGCTGTTTTAAGATGGCCATGAGACTTATATAAAATATCTTTCCCAGGTGCAAACTGCAAGTATCTAAGAATCCTCATAACTGCAGCTAAATATGGAGCTCTGGGATTTTGCATAAATTGGCTAACTACACTTACAAAGAAGGCAATATCATGCCTATTAATGGTTAAATGAGTTAGCCAACGAGTCTTTTATACATTCCAAAGTCTATAAATAACTCTCATTCTTTCTAATCAAGTCTGAGATAAGAATCCATAGGTGTACCCAAGATACCTATCTCTTTTAACAAATCAAAAACATATTTCCCCTAGCACAAATTTATCCCAACTTTAGATTTCACCACTTCTATATCTAGAAAATAACGACTAAGCCAAGGTCTTTAATCCGAAAGTGGGAGTGAAGATACAACTTCGGTTTGTCAATACTCAATACCCACCAAGTCATCACATGTAACTACAATGTCATCCACATATACAATAAACATAATATAAGCCAATGTAGTATGCCTAGAGAAAACAGAGTGATCTACTTTAATTCTCTTTACACCATATGATATTACCACATTATTGATTTCTCAAACCAAGCTTTGGGTGACTGTTTCAGCCAACACATAGATTTGTTTAATCTACATGCCGAGGACTCCCTTGACCAACATACCCAGGAGGTTACTCCATATACACTTCTTATTGCAAATCCCCATGCAAAAGAGCATTCTCCACATCCAGCTGAAAGAGAGGCCAATCATGATTAGTAGTTATAGAAATAATAACTCGAACTGTGTTAAGTTTAGCCACTGGGGAAAAAGTATCAAATAATCCACTCCATAAACCTTGTGTATCCGTTGGCTACTAACCTGGCTTTGTAATGCTCAATAGAGCTATCAGGCAGAAATTTAGCTGCACAAACCTACCGACACTTAACTAGTGTCTTACCAAATGGAAGATCATTTAAATCCCATGTATTATTGAAATACATGGCATTCATCTCGTCATCCATAGCCCTTTTCAAGTTTTTATCCAATAATGCATCCAAAACTAACTTGAGAATAGAGATAAGGTAAGGGCAAACTGTTGGTAATTGGTGAATAACTGAAATAGAACGTGAATAGATGACCATTTACCTTTATGAACAGCAATAGGCAAATCACCAACAACCTTGGTAGACATAGGAGATGTTAGAACCTCAATAGGAGCAACAAACGAAGGTGTAGTGTGAGAGGAAACAGTCTGCAATACTTGGTCATTTCCCCTTTTCCTGTAATAAGCCTACGTGAAATCTTTTTGAAGTTGTGATGCCTCAGTAATAATATATGTTGGGAACACACTAGGCAACAAAACTTTCGAAGGAGTGGCTTTTGCAACAATGCTCAATTTTAGTAAGTGAGAATTCTCAAAGAAGGTTCCATCAGTTGTCAACTTGTCATAAAATGCCTTTCAAGTGAAGAACAGTGGCATCTATAACCTTTCTACGTATAGGCGTACCCCAAAAAAAAATGCATCTAATAGAACATGGAACAAGTTTATCTTGGCCAAGGCCCAAATAGGTGAACAAAATAAGCGCAACCAAAGACTtttggaggattttttttaaaaaatggattatCATATAACAATAATGAGAAGGGTGTTTTCCCATCCAAAATAGAAGATGGCATTCAATTTATTATATAATATGCGGTAAGTACAACATTACCCCATAAAAATTGTGGAACATTCATTTCCAAGAGTAAAACACGTGTAATTTCAATCAAATGTCAACTCTTGCACTCAGCACCCATCCCGTTCTGCTAGCAAGTTTCGCAATCCAAACTTGATAGTTTTAGAAAGGATTAAACGAGGCTCTACAGTTTCTGGAGTAATGGATGGCCCAGATAACAATGCCGCTGGATAGCAGGACCCTAAAGTATCACCACAACACCTACTAATTCTCTATCCAAATAGCATAGACCATTCCTCTCGCGTCCTCCACCAATCGTCCTGCCCATCTTGAGGTTCTAAAAAACACAATGAAAATAGAAGAAGGTGATAAAGCACTTTAAAGACTTTGTTAGCTCACTCACAGATAAAAGACCGAAGAAAAAATTAAGGGCATATAAAATAGAAGATAATAATCATTAGACTGAACAGTACCAAGTCCAATAATGTTGGAAGAGGTAGCATCAACTAAGGTAacaaacacattagaaaaaataGTACCAAATGAGGAAAATAAACTATGATTACTAATAATATGATCAGAAATCCCAGAATCTATTATCCAAGGAGAGAAATGGGATGAGAAGAGGATAAGTTTTACATAAATGAGCCAAAATAAGAGTAGATGTAAAGGGTACATTATTTGATGAAAGGAGTGAAAATGTGTATTTTCTTCTCGTGATAATGTGACATTGACCTGATTACCACTAGCTTGGAACTAGTAGAAGTGTCAGGTCTACCATCATATGGAACATCATCAACACACTCAATTGGTCATTGGAGGTTTGCCATAAAGGTTCCGATAGAAATTCACAAAATGATTAGTCAACCCACATTGAGTCTAGAAACAATCTTCTCTACCACCACGATCACACCATACCTCCCCCCAAACCTCTACCACCAAGAAAAACGCCACAGCTGGTCCGTCCACCACGACCTCCACCCATACCAATGTAACTAGATGAGGTAACCAAGGTTGATTTATCTGTACTATTAACCTGGGTACTGCCAGAATCATCTCCAATGGAAACTCTCCAAAGTCTATTATAAACCTTTTTTTAAAGAGTAAGTCTAGCATAAACTTCCACAGCTAAAGGAAGCGAAACACCACCCAAAATATAATCCTTCTTGGATCGATACTCCTTTAGTAAACCACACAAGAGCTTCACCACTTTCATGTATTCCATCTGCTTCTTCATAAGGGTCACATCTGAAGAAATGGAATGACAGCTTGAAAGTTCTTCATACAAACTAATAAGCTAAGCAAATACTCACTAAGAGATTTATCTCCTTTTTAAGAGGGAAAATCTCCTCATACAACTAATACACCCAAGAAATATTCTATTTTGAAGAGTACATGCTTCTAACCTTATCCAGCAAATCTTTAGCGATGTTAAAAAAATACCAAATTTGAACCGATTTCATGTTCCATACTATTCCACAATCAGGACCTGATCTTAAGAATCATCACACATCCACTGCTTATATTTAAAATCAGATTCTTCAGGTTTGGTCTCAGTGAGGAAGTTATCCTTATCTAGGGCTAAAAGAAACACTTCAACAGATTTAGCCCAAAGTGGTTCTGCCTATTAAGTTTTACAGAGATGTATTTGATGCATTAAACAAGGAATTAGGGCTCTCACTCAATGATGAAACAACAACCACACCTTTAGACTCTATAACAAACTTTAAATGAATTTGATTCAACTAGTATTGAAAACTATTGATCTATAATCAAATTCACACTCAACTACATCCAAATTAGGTCATGGATAACAAAAATTTACTCAAAATTTGCCTTTTACTGCAAAGTAATCGAGCGAAAACAATGCAACATCACCCTGTTATAAAAAAATCAGCAAACtttcatcttccaagcccgattTCTGCACTTCCTTAGCAAAAGACTGCACTCGCCTTAAAACAATTGCACAAGACATGATGCTTTCTGCAAAAAACAAAGAATGACCCTCTCTCTAGGGTTTGATCAGCACTTCATGGTTTTTGAGAATTCCCCCAAAATCTGATTGATACATTAGGGTTTTgagagaagaagatctaaatttgaaTCACCTCTCGatgtgctctgataccatgtaaaaccTTAAAATTGAAGAAAAGCGGAGAAAGaatagaaaggagagagaaaaaggagaagggcTGCTCAATATGCTCACACGCCCACACCCCTCTCTCTTATTATATTAGATCTTtcattattaaaaagaaaattacaaaactgCCCCTCTTTACTTAAATATTACAAAAGCTAAGCCCATCGGCCTAAACTCTATCCCAACATATACTTTAGCCCAATAATTACAAGAGACCATACATGAGACCAAGCCAGTCCACCCGAGTGATCACAACAATCCATTTAACACCTTGAATGACTTAACTCAGCTGGATTCACCTGCTAATGACACCAAACAAATCAGTTGCATCATCAAACTAGATTGACGAACACATATATTAATACCAAAAAGTTTAGTGGTCTTTGTTTGATTTTGTCCAGATTGGTTCGATTGCTGACATTTGCAAGCCAAAAATTCTTGGAATCCCGTACTTATCTTGACCGATTATATCCATCCTGAATAAATTTGTATGCAAACCCTTAGGTCTATTCTTAGTGTGTTTTTCCCTCTATGTTTATGAACAACCCAAAAACACGCTTCATGGCTTTGATGCATTATTTGGAGCCTAGCGGTCTAGCCTGAAGGTCTGGTTTGGATAATATGATGGTTTGATCTATGATTTATGATTACTAGTTTATGCTTTAAATAAGGACCTTTTTTATGAATGAGActgttttattgaaaaaaaaaaaaagaaagaaaaacagagataATACAATAAAACAGAGGCACAAAAACGAAAGACTCACACAAGGAAATAACAGCGACAACCCTGACAATGCAACTCCTGCGTTCAACACAGACCAAAACATCCTCAAAGATACATATTAAAGATTCGTAGTTTaaatgtgcatatttaatatttagTTAATGGCTTTATGATAATTTGGTTTGTGATTTACAtacatatattttatttaaatatggaAGAAAGGCAATAGAAATCATAAATGCTTTGTGAAAACGACCTGAAATAGCTGCAAGAAGGTTATGATGGTACAGATAACATAAAAGCAGAAGCATTAAAACTACACGTATACCCTTCATTGTAATATAGAGGGTAGGAACTCTTACGTGGTTTTGCCTCAACAGACACAGGCTTTGCACAAGGAATTTCTGCAGCATTCATATGAGCAAGTATTAGTTTCAGGCACATAACAGAATCATTCATGCAGACTAACATATTCAATAGTACTTGCACCTGCAACAAGCCCCCTTaatgttttcttcaaaattttatGCTCTTAAGTAGTTTCATTCTATGTGATGATA
Coding sequences:
- the LOC131248919 gene encoding uncharacterized protein LOC131248919 isoform X3: MGPRQCEVCKEAQSKYKCPSCLIPYCSLPCFKKHKEIPCAKPVSVEAKPPGCGECSFAWGFAIRSVYGVTSWVCWSRESSACRLNKSMCWLKQSPKAWFEKSIMCSYIAPGKIIRSR